In a single window of the Ciconia boyciana chromosome 7, ASM3463844v1, whole genome shotgun sequence genome:
- the AP2M1 gene encoding AP-2 complex subunit mu yields MIGGLFIYNHKGEVLISRVYRDDIGRNAVDAFRVNVIHARQQVRSPVTNIARTSFFHVKRSNIWLAAVTKQNVNAAMVFEFLYKMCDVMTAYFGKISEENIKNNFVLIYELLDEILDFGYPQNSETGALKTFITQQGIKSQTKEEQSQITSQVTGQIGWRREGIKYRRNELFLDVLESVNLLMSPQGQVLSAHVSGRVVMKSYLSGMPECKFGMNDKIVIEKQGKGTADETGKSGKQSIAIDDCTFHQCVRLSKFDSERSISFIPPDGEFELMRYRTTKDIILPFRVIPLVREVGRTKLEVKVVIKSNFKPSLLAQKIEVRIPTPLNTSGVQVICMKGKAKYKASENAIVWKIKRMAGMKESQISAEIELLPTNDKKKWARPPISMNFEVPFAPSGLKVRYLKVFEPKLNYSDHDVIKWVRYIGRSGIYETRC; encoded by the exons ATGATCGGAGGCTTATTCATCTATAATCACAAAGGAGAGGTTTTAATCTCTCGAGTCTACCGGGATGACATTGG GCGGAATGCTGTCGACGCCTTCCGCGTCAATGTCATCCACGCACGGCAGCAGGTACGCTCGCCTGTCACCAACATCGCCCGCACAAGTTTCTTCCATGTCAAGCGTTCCAACATCTGGCTGGCTGCTGTCACCAAGCAGAATGTCAATGCTGCCATGGTATTCGAGTTTCTTTACAAGATGTGTGACGTGATGACTGCCTACTTCGGGAAGATCAGTGAGGAGAACATAAAGAACAACTTTGTGCTGATCTATGAGCTGCTGGATG AAATCCTGGACTTTGGCTATCCTCAGAACTCTGAAACAGGGGCCCTGAAGACCTTCATCACTCAGCAAGGCATCAAGAGTCAG actAAGGAAGAGCAGTCCCAGATCACGAGCCAGGTGACTGGACAGATTGGATGGAGACGTGAAGGGATCAAATATCGTCGCAATGAACTCTTTCTTGATGTGCTGGAGAGCGTGAATCTCTTGATGTCCCCTCAGG GTCAGGTTTTGAGTGCCCACGTCTCTGGCAGAGTGGTGATGAAGAGTTATCTGAGTGGAATGCCAGAGTGCAAGTTTGGCATGAATGACAAGATTGTAATTGAGAAACAGGGCAAAGGGACTGCGGATGAAACGGGGAAAAG CGGCAAACAGTCAATTGCCATCGACGACTGCACTTTCCACCAGTGTGTGAGGCTCAGCAAGTTTGATTCTGAGAGGAGCATCAGCTTCATTCCACCAGATGGAGAGTTTGAGCTCATGAG ATACCGAACCACTAAGGACATCATCCTTCCCTTCCGTGTGATTCCCCTGGTGCGGGAGGTGGGTCGGACCAAGCTGGAAGTGAAGGTGGTGATCAAATCAAATTTCAAACCTTCCTTGCTGGCCCAGAAGATAGag GTCCGGATCCCAACGCCCCTCAATACCAGTGGAGTGCAAGTCATCTGTATGAAAGGGAAGGCAAAGTACAAGGCCAGTGAGAATGCCATTGTCTGGAA GATAAAGCGTATGGCTGGAATGAAGGAATCCCAGATCAGTGCGGAGATTGAACTGCTGCCCACCAATGACAAGAAGAAGTGGGCTCGGCCCCCGATCTCCATGAACTTTGAG GTCCCGTTTGCGCCCTCTGGGCTGAAGGTGCGCTACCTGAAAGTCTTTGAGCCAAAGCTGAACTACAGTGACCATGATGTGATAAAATGGGTGAGGTACATCGGCAGGAGCGGGATCTACGAGACCAGATGCTAG